A stretch of DNA from Coccidioides posadasii str. Silveira chromosome 1, complete sequence:
GGTTTTTGTCAGGGCTGGGAAAGGAGTTCAATGGAGGATTGAATGGTGAAGATTCTGTTGTTGATATTGACTAGCTCCGTCTCATATTGGGCTATCTCTTGGTCAAGAGTGAGGCCAACTTGCGCGGTTGATCGAGCATCGAAGGCCTTCCGAGCACTTGTCGTGAGCTGTTCTAGCTCCTGATGCCGGTGCCGAAGGGAGTTTATGAAACTGATTAATTCGTTTTGGCGTAAGTGAAGTTCCTGAGTTCCCTCTTCTTCGCCTCCAGCTCAGCAATGATGCCTTGACGCAAGGTTGGCTGCGTGTTCCCGGACATGTTGGAATACTTAATATCGCCGTATAGTGGAATGTTTTGTGACATGGAGAAAGGGACAATCATATATTATGTATGATTATCACTCAGAAATTTCAGAAGTCGGTGGGTGAAGAAGGGGGATTTCTATTCAAAGGGCCATGGCACTCGAGTCTTGTTGGGTGACTGCTTTTCTCGCTTTACCCCGCACCAACTGGGCAACTATCATTCCTGCATGCATGACTGAGTAGAAATCAGAACTTTTGACTGGAGCTGGCCATGGATATGGGTTTGGTTTGCAATGGAATTCCCACTCCAGTGGATGTCGTCTAAAAGCAAGGTACTTATCCGCGAACCTTAAGCTATTGAAATTCCCTGAACCTTCGTACTCGTTCACCACGTTCCGCGACAATCTTATCAGCTCCCCTAACAGGCCACTTCCAAAGACATCCTGTCACAGGTACTCCTCCGGTAAACCGAAACTGTAATGCTCCGAGAGGTGCTCGATGATTTTTTTACTTTGTGATATTTTTGCAATGAGCTCCCGGTTCAGTTGCCTCAATCTGTCACTTTCCTCCCGACGCCCATCAATGCCTGCTAGAAGTGCAAGATTCTGTTGCTCAAGGCTCGCCACCCGCATCTCCATTTGATCTCGCTTTTCCCCTGTTGGATAATTTGATTTGCGTGCCTGGCCCCTTCCCGCATCTCATACACCGCTCACGCTCATAAGATTTCGATGTGCATGGTGGACGTGCTGACATGGCACGCATGACATTGTCGTCGCGGGCAGTGTTGTCAAAGGCACCCAGGCCCATCTTGTACTGTCGACACTTGGCACGCTCCAAGTCACACTAAATCTTTGCAATGCCCGCCTTCTCTCTTTCATGAACAATTGCATCTAGTACTCTCTTATGAATCACATTCATTTCCTGCTTGAACCCTTCTGTCTCCTTCCGGATGGCTACATTCTTCTTGGACAGTGCTGTGTTGATCCGCGCAAGAGAACTAGCCTGGTTGGCAATTTGCTCCTTTTTGCAATGCATATCATCAAGCTGATAAATGAGATGCTGAACACACGTTCCTGCATCATTTTCAGTGCCTCTTGTGCTTCCTCTCCCCACTTTTCAAGGGTGCTGTTGATCTGTTGTTGATATTCAAGTTCATGTCTCAGGAAAGCAATCTCCATGTCCCGCAAATAGGCCCTTTTGAGTGCACTGCTCTTCCTTGACTTTTCCCTATTCTCTGCGTGCTTTATTGCCGCCTGTTGCTCTGCACTCTCTTCCTCGAGTTTCAATCGCAGACTGGAAAGCTTGTTGATACGACCGCCTAACTCCGTCTTCAGGACCGCCACTTCATTGTAATGTAATTCTTCTAGGCATTCAATGACAGTCAAACGTTCGGCGGGGTCGTCAGTGGCTCCGGCGTCGACAGCATGGCAGTGGATCAGCGGTGCTGATGCGTGACGTTGTAACAATGGCCTTGCATCCACAGTCTCACCCATCGCAAACAAATTAAACCGAACTCACTGCTCAGAGGATGTAACTGCGTACACCCAATTGGAAAGGGGACCTGCGCATTGTTACAAGGGAAATCGTGGGCGGCTGGCCAGTGGGTATATGTAGCATCTTTAGTTTGAATGACTTGGACCATTTTTCCTACCTTTTCCTATTATCAACTTTCTACCTCAAGGGCAGCCGGAATTAGCGGGAAAATTATGAGCAATAGTGTTAGTGCAGACGGTTCATTGGTCATATTATTACGGAAGGGTTGCTACAGTGGTCTAACTACCTAGGTCACGTGTCAGAGGGGTGAGCtggattgattgattgattatGTCATCCACCGACCTGGTTGAAGGATCCAACCTGAACAGAGGTATTGGCCACACACCACTCTACAAAATAAGTGTGGAAGAACTAGAGATTGTTAAGAAGTATCTTGAAGCTAATCTGGACAAGAGCTTCATCTCTTGTACAGCAATGCTCCTTGTCTCCCCAATTCTAATTATGCAGACTGGCAGAAAGATGAGATTCTGTGTGGACTATAAAACACAGCAACAATCCAAAATATAAGATACCAATCCTTGCAAATGTGGACAGAATATAGCCACCCAGCCATGGTTTGTTCTTTTACCTGTCCAGGGGAAATGAACCCGAACAGATTGTTGTCTATCTACGACACCGCTTTCCACCAGCGACCGCGACgtgttatatatataagaattgAGCCACACGGCCGTAGAGCAATTATTGCGTCAAAAGCCTCCAATACTGGATGCATCAAAGCTCACCTATTTTGAACTGCTCCTCATAGTCCATGAATCATGACTTTCGTGGCCGGTGCACTACCACTCTTTCCCTCCTGATTTGATCTTGCCCGTCCCCATCAGGGCTCCAAGAACGACCGCCACGACCACAACCACGACTAAGACAATCATTCCTATGCACGCAGAACTGTTTCCGAGCCATACCCACTCATCGTCTCTGTCTTGTGTTCCAAAGCGTGCGGCTCGGTAGCCCACTTCACCTCTCGATGGGCCGCCCAGGTTGATCGGTGCCATTTCGATATCACCACCACGGGATCGCCGATGTCCTGGTGCGACTGGTGCTGGGCGACGTGGAAAGCTTGACATGGCTGCTGAGAAAGCTGTATATGGCGATGTCTGCTGGTGTATATACTATGGAGCAATCAGGTCCACGTTTTTTTGGAACCGGTCTGTGAAGCAGTTACGTTGCAGGGCGAATTTTGGCCTCCCTTCGATTGTTTTTCGTATTTAGATGTTGATTCGAGTGGTTGTTTGCGACTTGCTGGACGCGGGTGATAGAAGATCGTATGGTATTTGGGAGGGCGCAGGAGGCAATTATATAGTTAACAAATGAGGTGATGCCTCCATCGCTTGGGATTACAGTGACAACTGCGGGCATGGACAAAGCCCTCCCAGCCAGTATAGTAAATTGTTCGCAACATGATCGCCACCTATATATTGAAAGTCCAGTTCACTGTATGGTTATTGGGCTGTGACTGGGCCGGAGAGTATGAAAGAAATGTATACCAGTTAGGGACGGGGTTTGAATAAATATACTGGTATTCAGTTCGCTATCATGATTGCCTTTTCATTCGGATCAAGGATGCTTTCATGATAGGGCAGTCCATAGCAAATCAATTTTATTTGCTTGTTAATTTTCGATGCATCACTTTGGAAGAAAAATGGCACAAATAAGAACAACTCCTGCTTCATGGAAGCTCAAGCAAAAGGCATGCCTTGAGGATTTAGTTACCACAGAGAATTCTCTGCGAAATTTTGCAAATAGGGAAATTTGTGTTTGTCAAGCCAGCTCATAGTAATAACAATCTAAAAGTTCAGCTTTATTCCATAGAACGACCCTTGGACCTGAAGCAAAGCATTAAAGAGTATTTCAGATGTACCAAAAAGTGGCTTGCGAACCAAAATATAGATGGATTTTCAAAAAGAATGCATAACTAAACAGGAGGTACCCTGTACTCTGTAGCCATGCTTGTTACCACTcaagcctttttttttccagctTGTGATATACACATATCCTGTGGATTATGAACGAAGAGTGCGTAGATAACTGTGCAGGTGATGCCAACAGCTCATGTTGCCCGTCGATCAATGTGGCGGTGATGCTAATTTTCGACAGGCATACCCCCTGTTTGTTCCACGTATTTGGGACAGGTGATCGATTCAGTGGTGGGTAACTAACTATGTACCAGAGAATCCCTGCTGTGATTCACCTTTCTGTCGCTGCCTCTGGAGACAGATACGGCCACCCCCATAGTTAGTTATGCAACCGAGCGCCCCTCGCCGCTTTTCCAGCCTATTACCAGCCCTTGCACATTCGCAAGATCATCTGTATTTTTCGCCCTTCACCTCCCATCACTCCAACCACTCACTT
This window harbors:
- a CDS encoding uncharacterized protein (TransMembrane:1 (o54-83i)), giving the protein MSSFPRRPAPVAPGHRRSRGGDIEMAPINLGGPSRGEVGYRAARFGTQDRDDEWVWLGNSSACIGMIVLVVVVVVAVVLGALMGTGKIKSGGKEW